The following nucleotide sequence is from Halogeometricum borinquense DSM 11551.
CCACTACGACCCGTCCGTCAGAGAGGACAACAACGCGGTCGGCGAGCGTCTGCACGTCGCGCAAATCGTGCGTGACGACGACGATACTCGTTCCGTTACCGTGGAGTGCGGTCAATCGGTCCATCACGGCATTGCGGGCGGGCGCATCAAGTCCGGTGAACGGTTCGTCGAGGACGAGATGGTCCGGGTGCATCGCCAACGCGCCCGCGATGGCGACGCGTTCCTGTTCGCCGCCGGAGAGTTCGTCAATACGTTCGTTGCGTCGTCCGCGGAGATTTACCGCATCCAAGGCGTCGGCCACGCGGTCGTCAATCTCCGCGCGCGGAAGGCCGAGGTTCTCGGGACCGAACGCAACGTCCGCACCAACTGTCGCCGCGACGAACTGGTCGCGCGGGTCCTGAAACACCATCCCCACCGCAGTCCGGGCGGCGACAGGATTCTCGGAGACTGGCTGACCGTTGACGGCGATATCGCCCGTGTCGGGTTCGAGAAGCCCGTTGAAATGGCGAACGAGCGTCGTCTTGCCGGACCCGTTCGCACCGGCGAGGACGACGAACTCGCCGGCCTCGATTTCGAGCGACACCTCGTCGATAGCGACGGTGTCGCCGTAGCGGTGGGTCAGTGAGTCGGTACTGATGGTCATCGGTTCGGGTCGTTACTCGGCGCTTGCGGCGTCGCTTCGGATGATCCCGACCGCAGCAGCAATCTTGACCGCCTCGAACGGCACGAAGGCGAGAGCGCTGACGACGAACGCGTCCCAGAGCACGTTGGGAGCGAACGCGGAAAGAATGCCGCCTGTTTGGACGATAGCGAAGCCAACGGTACCGAACACGTAGATGACGACTGTCCCGGCAACCATCGCGCCGACGAGGCGAGCGACGGGGACGTGTTCGGGGTCAACGAGCCCGGAAACGCCGTGGACGAGGAGGCCGATGAGAGCCGCCGCAGGAGGGTACGACCAGAGATAGCCCGCTGTGAGACCCAGCAGTGATCCGAGTCCGGCCGACCCGCCAGCGAAAATAGGTGCGCCCGCGGCCCCCGCCGTGAGATACAGCACCATCGACGCACCGCCCCAGACGGGACCGAGGAAGATACCGGCGAGGAAGACGCCGAGCACCTGCAGACTCACCGGGTGCGGCGACAGCGGGTTTTGGAACGACACGTAAGCGAACGCGCCGGTCAACGCCGCAAACAACGCCGCGCGTGCGATGTTACCCACCACGTCGTCGCCGACGAGTTCGACTGATTCCGTGTTCGTAGACATACTCGTCCGTGTCTCGTAAATCTGTATTAGTGGTTCGGTTTACGGCGGTCAAACCCCGTTCTGCCGGTGTTCTCGGCTCTCGACGTGTCGTGTGCCTATCGGATCAGCAAGGTTTTGTAGGTTCGTAGCATGTAGTTTCTGTTCATGGACGAGAAGACCGCCGAACTCAGGGACATCTTCGTCGAGACGACGGGGTCGGAGACGGTGACCGAGACGCAGGAGGAGTCTCCGGGGTCGCTGACCGACGAACTCTCCGACGCCGAGCGGAACGAACGCGTCGCGCGCTTGGTGGCGTCGATGCGCGACCGGTACGAGTTCGAGACGGCTTTCTCGGATGAGGACCTGTGCCGTATTGTCCGCGGGTTCTACGACGGCGACTCCGACGCGGAACTGGCCGCCGCACTCGATGCTGCTGCGGACGAGTCGGACGTGTTCGTCGCGCGGATGGACCTCCACCTCGTCCGCGATTCGGACCGCGACGCCCCGTTCTCGCTCGATACGCTGCGGGCGCTTCTGGACGACGGTGCGGACGACGAGACATGCGCGGCCGAACTCAATACTCAGACCGACGGTGATGCCACTACCGACGACGATGCCGGCATCGACGCCAAGACGGTAGCGCACTACCGCCGCGTGGTCGAGACGCAACGCGAAGCGACGCGCGCCAACGACCGCTTCCGCACCGAGTTCACCGAACTGCTGACGGATTCTGATCTCTCGGCGCGATTGGCCGAAGACGCCCGCCGAGACGGTCTACAAGAGGCGACAGAGGACATCGAGACGGACGTCTCGCTCTGAAACACCGGATTCCCTCGGCACGTCGGCTCCCACGTGACAGTATACAGACACAACGATACTTCATCGCTGTGCGAAGACTCTTACCGGATGGGGTGCTTACTCCGTTGCGATGGCGCAGGCCCCGCAGGACCCGGACGTGGACCTCACCGAACGGTTCATCCAGTTCTATCGAAAGTACTACAGCGACGATATCGGGCGACTCGCGCAGCGGTATCCGAACGAACAGCGCTCGTTGTACATCGACTACGACGACCTGTTCCGCTTCGACGAGGACCTAGCGGAGGACTACCGCAAAAAGCCCGATCAGATACGCGAGTACGCCGAGGAGGCGCTCAGACTGTACGACCTCCCGGTGGACGTGAAACTCGGGCGCGCGCACGTCCGACTTCGCAATCTTCCCGACTCGGTTGACATACGTAATATCCGCGTCCACGACGACCACATCGGCCGGATGGTATCGGTACAGGGTATCGTCCGCAAGGCGACGGACGTGCGCCCGAAGATTACCGAGGCGGCGTTCGAATGCCAACGCTGCGGGACGATGACGTACATCCCGCAGACCGACAGTGGATTTCAGGAACCCCACGAGTGTCAGGGCTGTGAGCGACAGGGACCGTTCCACGTCGATTTCGACCAGTCGGAGTTCGTTGACTCCCAGAAACTACGCGTCCAAGAAAGTCCCGAGGGCCTGCGGGGCGGCGAGACGCCGCAGAGTATCGACATCGACATCGAAGACGACGTGACCGGC
It contains:
- a CDS encoding energy-coupling factor ABC transporter ATP-binding protein; this translates as MTISTDSLTHRYGDTVAIDEVSLEIEAGEFVVLAGANGSGKTTLVRHFNGLLEPDTGDIAVNGQPVSENPVAARTAVGMVFQDPRDQFVAATVGADVAFGPENLGLPRAEIDDRVADALDAVNLRGRRNERIDELSGGEQERVAIAGALAMHPDHLVLDEPFTGLDAPARNAVMDRLTALHGNGTSIVVVTHDLRDVQTLADRVVVLSDGRVVVDETPEQAVEQVEQYDVRAPE
- a CDS encoding biotin transporter BioY, translated to MSTNTESVELVGDDVVGNIARAALFAALTGAFAYVSFQNPLSPHPVSLQVLGVFLAGIFLGPVWGGASMVLYLTAGAAGAPIFAGGSAGLGSLLGLTAGYLWSYPPAAALIGLLVHGVSGLVDPEHVPVARLVGAMVAGTVVIYVFGTVGFAIVQTGGILSAFAPNVLWDAFVVSALAFVPFEAVKIAAAVGIIRSDAASAE